Proteins from a genomic interval of Sphingobacterium sp. SYP-B4668:
- a CDS encoding DUF3037 domain-containing protein: protein MKAVFEYAVVRLVPQVEREEFINIGVILYCKKLRFSGFLWQLNDAKCEALYRDLDIDMVRAHLDSFAKICNGEQSGGKLAELDQAERFRWLTAKRSTIIQCSAVHPGLTDDPQQMLVHLFNKLVI from the coding sequence GTGAAGGCAGTCTTTGAATATGCTGTAGTGAGATTGGTCCCGCAGGTTGAGCGGGAGGAGTTCATTAATATAGGGGTAATCTTGTACTGTAAAAAACTGCGTTTTTCGGGCTTTTTGTGGCAGTTGAATGACGCAAAATGTGAAGCATTGTATCGAGATTTGGATATCGATATGGTAAGAGCACATCTTGACTCCTTTGCTAAGATCTGCAATGGGGAGCAATCTGGAGGGAAGTTGGCAGAGCTAGATCAGGCTGAGCGATTTCGTTGGTTGACGGCAAAGCGAAGTACCATTATCCAATGCTCGGCCGTGCACCCAGGATTGACGGATGACCCACAGCAGATGCTCGTACATCTGTTCAATAAATTGGTAATTTAA
- a CDS encoding aryl-sulfate sulfotransferase, whose product MKSDGIYVAVMGICLFLMIACKKEISRDDLRIEQMHVDYSKEIGLSARLRIGISTVSDLMIRYYAEGRPQEVRELQSSAKREHIFGLLDLKENTRYRMDVSAVSQDGQRIVLKENELILMTEKIPDEVRGFYKQDESKFGSNLPGYFMFANMSSPSCTYILNNEGDIVWFRRSPNTVKCVRFTQRNTILTVEDEDHTPFGDGNILLETTLAGDTVFFHRKGRVGFDKSIHHDAILNHRGHYVAVTNELKGGYPGDGLVEWDAKGNKVWEWSTFDARGEYDADMREQPWINSVFQDKDSHYIVSLRALHQVWKINSTTGAVMWKLGGRGNVNMDNAGYFMFQHYAHMTTDGKLLLFDNGGEVRKHSRIISFQLDELQMNASIQHSIRLPQAYYSAIMGSVQQIQGNHFLVASSVKGVGLLLDESGKIYNEIVLKDRVYRMEYLEEPFRFSH is encoded by the coding sequence ATGAAATCTGATGGTATTTATGTTGCTGTGATGGGCATTTGTTTGTTCCTGATGATTGCCTGTAAAAAGGAGATATCTAGAGATGATTTGCGTATTGAGCAAATGCATGTGGATTATAGCAAGGAGATAGGGCTTTCTGCCCGGCTGAGGATTGGTATTTCGACGGTAAGTGACCTTATGATTCGATATTATGCTGAAGGTAGACCGCAAGAAGTCCGCGAATTACAGTCATCGGCGAAGCGAGAACACATCTTTGGGTTGCTTGATCTGAAGGAGAACACCCGGTATAGGATGGATGTGTCGGCCGTCTCGCAGGATGGTCAGCGCATTGTCTTGAAGGAAAACGAGTTGATACTGATGACCGAAAAAATACCCGACGAGGTTCGCGGATTTTATAAACAGGATGAAAGCAAGTTCGGAAGTAATTTGCCGGGTTACTTTATGTTTGCTAATATGTCAAGCCCTTCGTGTACATATATCTTGAACAATGAGGGGGACATTGTCTGGTTTCGTCGTTCACCTAATACGGTCAAATGTGTGCGATTTACCCAGCGCAACACGATATTGACGGTGGAGGATGAAGATCATACACCATTCGGAGATGGAAATATCTTGCTTGAAACTACTTTAGCTGGAGATACTGTCTTCTTCCATAGAAAGGGAAGAGTTGGATTTGATAAGAGTATACATCACGATGCAATATTGAATCATCGTGGACACTATGTGGCGGTGACTAATGAATTGAAGGGGGGATATCCAGGAGATGGGCTTGTCGAATGGGATGCCAAGGGAAATAAGGTATGGGAGTGGAGTACGTTTGATGCGCGAGGAGAATATGACGCGGATATGCGGGAGCAACCATGGATTAACTCTGTTTTTCAGGATAAGGATAGTCACTATATTGTATCCTTGCGGGCACTACATCAAGTTTGGAAAATCAATTCGACGACTGGTGCTGTGATGTGGAAATTAGGAGGTCGCGGGAATGTCAATATGGATAATGCTGGTTATTTTATGTTTCAACACTACGCCCATATGACCACAGATGGTAAACTCTTATTGTTTGATAATGGGGGGGAGGTGCGCAAGCACAGTCGAATTATCTCTTTTCAGCTAGATGAACTGCAAATGAATGCTTCAATACAGCATAGTATTCGATTGCCGCAAGCATACTATTCTGCAATAATGGGTAGTGTACAGCAGATTCAAGGAAATCATTTCTTGGTCGCTAGCTCAGTGAAAGGAGTCGGACTTTTATTAGATGAAAGCGGAAAAATCTACAATGAGATTGTATTGAAAGATCGTGTTTACAGAATGGAGTATCTTGAAGAACCATTCCGGTTCTCTCATTAA
- a CDS encoding SusD/RagB family nutrient-binding outer membrane lipoprotein produces the protein MKIIKYLSLIALSLMCLSCTKDLTSLNEDPAGFTSLDPAYQLTKIQSSLSGDREDAWRYDLGIASPIVQHLGGSWWTQHGGMYRVVEKSHWYSHWESTYPRELKNIQDILDRTESDPEMVNMNAAARVLRVYMFSRMTDMYGDIPYSEAIKGFTERKFKPKYDRQEDIYADFFNELEKANAAFDVAGKTVGGDMFYNGDVAKWKKFCNSLRLRLGFRLTKINLAEAQKQVERALTNGVMANNSDICMIKHMPINYTADEFRGNGRSQVFKADAISAGFRLVRTLVNYMAEREDPRLHIYGGTYVGDGIVGVSSNVIDISAFIEPLGVSPGAMAWNEFKNYGPVTDDDGNQIEVGHNFKFLQPSKYVSALDAPFFHLSFAEVEFLKAEAAARGWAGATNAQTHFMNGIQASCEMMALYPGAPPIGQSNIDALKAHYLPFPSDFEATMESIHSQMWVNFFLNGAEAYANFRRTGYPKLVPFTSVEWYTSGTDGVIPRRFFYPESEAIQNGKNLQEALGRMGGKNDWLVPVWWDKQ, from the coding sequence ATGAAAATTATAAAATATTTGTCGTTGATAGCACTTTCATTGATGTGTCTATCGTGTACCAAAGACTTGACGAGTCTCAACGAGGATCCTGCGGGGTTTACATCACTTGATCCAGCATATCAGCTTACTAAAATTCAATCATCTCTATCAGGTGATCGTGAGGATGCCTGGAGATATGATTTGGGTATTGCATCCCCTATTGTCCAGCATCTAGGGGGGTCTTGGTGGACACAGCATGGAGGGATGTATAGAGTGGTAGAGAAGAGTCATTGGTATAGCCATTGGGAGTCGACCTATCCGCGTGAACTTAAGAATATACAGGACATCCTTGATCGTACGGAAAGTGACCCTGAGATGGTCAATATGAATGCCGCCGCTCGCGTACTTCGCGTGTATATGTTTTCTAGGATGACGGATATGTATGGTGATATTCCATACAGTGAGGCAATAAAGGGGTTCACCGAACGTAAGTTTAAGCCTAAGTATGATAGACAAGAGGATATCTATGCCGATTTTTTTAATGAGTTGGAAAAGGCGAATGCTGCATTCGATGTAGCAGGGAAGACTGTTGGTGGGGATATGTTCTATAATGGGGACGTCGCCAAATGGAAAAAATTTTGTAACTCGTTGCGGTTGAGGCTCGGATTTAGATTAACGAAAATAAATCTTGCCGAAGCTCAAAAGCAAGTGGAGCGCGCATTAACGAATGGAGTGATGGCTAATAATAGCGATATCTGCATGATTAAGCATATGCCTATCAATTACACAGCTGACGAGTTCAGGGGTAATGGCCGATCACAGGTTTTTAAAGCGGATGCCATATCTGCTGGTTTCAGGTTGGTGAGGACCTTGGTCAATTACATGGCCGAGCGCGAGGATCCAAGGTTACATATATATGGCGGGACTTATGTTGGAGACGGTATAGTGGGGGTATCCAGTAATGTAATCGATATATCTGCCTTTATCGAACCCTTGGGTGTGAGTCCTGGTGCGATGGCCTGGAATGAATTTAAGAATTATGGTCCTGTGACTGATGATGATGGCAATCAAATTGAGGTTGGGCACAATTTTAAATTCTTACAACCTAGCAAATATGTATCGGCTTTGGATGCGCCTTTTTTTCATCTAAGCTTTGCGGAGGTAGAATTTTTGAAGGCGGAGGCAGCTGCTCGTGGATGGGCGGGTGCTACAAATGCCCAAACACATTTTATGAACGGCATTCAGGCAAGTTGTGAAATGATGGCTTTGTATCCTGGCGCTCCGCCAATCGGGCAAAGCAATATAGACGCTTTAAAAGCCCACTACTTGCCCTTTCCTTCTGATTTTGAAGCTACAATGGAATCAATCCATAGTCAGATGTGGGTCAATTTTTTTCTCAACGGGGCTGAAGCATATGCCAATTTTAGAAGAACTGGATATCCTAAATTGGTGCCATTCACTTCGGTAGAATGGTATACTAGCGGTACCGATGGGGTTATTCCACGTCGATTTTTCTATCCTGAATCTGAAGCCATTCAAAATGGTAAGAATTTACAAGAAGCACTTGGACGAATGGGTGGTAAAAACGATTGGTTAGTACCAGTATGGTGGGACAAGCAATAA
- the cysM gene encoding cysteine synthase CysM: MGTIIDTIGNTPLVEITKFHNNPKVKIYAKMEGNNPAGSVKDRAALNMIRSAMERGEINQDSKLIEATSGNTGIALAMIAGIYGLSLELVMPVTSTRERTLTMEAFGAKVTLLETMEICRDYAEEKAANGDYFILNQFANPDNYQAHIKTTGPEIWKDTNGQITHFVSAMGTTGTIMGNSIFLKDKNPEIQIVGCQPTEESSIPGIRRWPEAYLPKIFDPSRVDRVIDISQSESTHLARELVKREGVFAGMSTGGAFAAALKVANELEAGTIVFIACDRGDRYLSSDLFG, translated from the coding sequence ATGGGAACTATAATAGATACAATTGGAAACACGCCTCTTGTCGAGATTACTAAATTTCACAACAATCCGAAGGTAAAGATATATGCCAAAATGGAGGGTAATAATCCTGCGGGCTCGGTAAAGGATCGAGCTGCCTTGAATATGATTCGTTCGGCAATGGAGCGCGGCGAGATTAATCAGGATTCCAAGTTGATCGAGGCAACAAGTGGCAATACCGGCATTGCGTTGGCGATGATTGCAGGTATATATGGATTGAGTTTGGAACTGGTGATGCCAGTTACCTCTACTCGTGAAAGGACTTTGACAATGGAGGCCTTTGGTGCTAAGGTAACGCTATTGGAGACAATGGAAATTTGTCGGGACTATGCAGAGGAGAAGGCGGCAAATGGGGATTATTTTATTCTCAACCAATTTGCTAATCCAGATAATTACCAGGCACACATCAAGACTACAGGACCTGAGATCTGGAAGGATACGAATGGACAGATTACCCACTTTGTGAGCGCTATGGGTACTACTGGAACAATCATGGGCAATTCGATTTTTTTGAAAGACAAGAATCCAGAGATACAGATTGTTGGGTGCCAACCTACTGAAGAATCTTCTATTCCCGGAATACGTAGATGGCCAGAGGCATATCTTCCCAAAATTTTTGACCCCTCACGTGTGGATCGAGTGATTGATATTTCACAAAGTGAGTCGACACATTTGGCCCGTGAGCTTGTGAAGCGTGAGGGAGTTTTTGCAGGGATGAGTACGGGCGGTGCATTTGCAGCAGCATTGAAGGTCGCAAATGAGCTAGAAGCTGGCACGATTGTTTTTATCGCTTGCGATAGGGGCGATCGTTATCTAAGTTCGGATCTCTTTGGATAG
- a CDS encoding HipA family kinase, translated as MIDKELEIREVNVTRYVQPFREGGSLPALVDADDGFSYVIKFRGAGQGRKALIAELIGGELSRVMGLRMPEIVFANLDDSFGRTEPDEEIQDLLKFSVGKNLGVHFLNGAITFDANVDRIGEEEASKIVWLDALLMNVDRTVRNTNMLIWHKELWLIDHGASLYFHHSWDNWEEQSIKPFIQIKDHVLLKYATGVRDVDNRYRSLITEEVVQKILSVVPDEWLVDEIRELSADDARAVYVRFFCNRLTHSELFVNQIEQAREGSL; from the coding sequence ATGATTGATAAAGAATTAGAGATAAGAGAAGTCAATGTTACTCGGTATGTTCAACCTTTTCGAGAGGGGGGATCATTACCTGCTCTTGTAGATGCAGACGATGGATTTAGTTACGTAATTAAATTTCGAGGAGCGGGCCAAGGGCGAAAGGCGTTGATTGCAGAATTAATAGGTGGAGAGTTGTCTCGAGTGATGGGACTTCGTATGCCTGAGATTGTTTTCGCAAATTTAGACGACTCTTTCGGACGTACAGAACCGGATGAAGAGATACAAGATTTGCTAAAGTTTAGTGTGGGCAAGAACTTGGGTGTGCACTTTTTGAATGGAGCGATTACGTTTGATGCCAATGTGGATCGTATCGGAGAGGAGGAAGCTTCCAAGATTGTCTGGTTGGATGCATTATTGATGAATGTAGATCGCACGGTGCGCAATACCAACATGTTGATATGGCATAAGGAATTATGGTTGATCGATCACGGTGCATCCTTATATTTTCATCACAGTTGGGACAATTGGGAGGAGCAGTCGATAAAACCTTTCATTCAGATTAAAGATCATGTGCTGCTGAAGTATGCAACGGGTGTTAGGGATGTCGATAATCGCTATCGGTCTCTTATCACAGAGGAGGTAGTCCAAAAAATCCTTTCGGTGGTCCCAGATGAGTGGCTTGTGGATGAAATTCGGGAATTGAGTGCAGATGATGCTAGGGCTGTATATGTTCGCTTTTTCTGCAATAGACTGACACATTCGGAATTATTTGTTAATCAAATTGAACAAGCGCGTGAAGGCAGTCTTTGA
- a CDS encoding serine O-acetyltransferase, translating to MSMEENMEDFYSHLFQKQLEVQDMPSNKRIAQWSMNLLHLLFPERNSNSYQSVDEIRIAFQQSENELLDLLIRTKACSKCDNQEITRQFFDKLPALYEIMLTDARSIVEGDPAAKSIREVIRTYPGFMAIGIFRLANQLLKLGVPLIPRILTEYAHSKTGIDIHPGASIGQYLYIDHGTGLVIGETCVIGDHVKLYQGVTLGALSVEKNMANIKRHPTIGDYVIIYAGATILGGETFIGHHSIIGGNVWLTSSIDPYTTVYHQANSKFVDAKPLI from the coding sequence ATGTCAATGGAAGAGAATATGGAGGACTTTTACAGCCACTTGTTTCAAAAGCAGCTGGAAGTACAGGATATGCCCTCTAATAAGCGAATTGCACAATGGTCAATGAACCTATTGCATCTGCTTTTCCCAGAACGAAATTCAAACAGCTACCAGTCCGTAGACGAAATTCGGATTGCCTTTCAGCAATCCGAGAATGAGCTACTCGACTTGCTGATTCGAACCAAGGCTTGCTCAAAATGTGATAATCAGGAGATTACTCGTCAATTTTTCGATAAGTTGCCTGCACTGTATGAAATCATGTTGACGGACGCTCGGTCTATTGTGGAGGGAGACCCGGCAGCCAAAAGTATACGAGAGGTCATCCGAACTTATCCAGGTTTTATGGCTATTGGAATTTTCCGACTGGCTAATCAGTTGTTGAAATTGGGAGTCCCACTTATTCCTCGTATATTAACTGAATATGCACATTCGAAAACAGGTATAGACATCCACCCTGGAGCCAGTATTGGCCAATACTTGTACATTGATCATGGTACAGGATTGGTCATAGGGGAGACGTGTGTTATTGGAGATCATGTCAAGTTATATCAGGGGGTGACTTTGGGTGCACTTAGTGTTGAGAAGAACATGGCCAATATCAAGCGCCACCCCACCATAGGGGATTATGTCATTATCTATGCTGGGGCAACTATTTTAGGAGGAGAGACCTTTATTGGCCACCATTCCATTATTGGGGGCAATGTCTGGTTGACATCTAGTATAGACCCCTATACTACGGTCTACCATCAAGCTAATTCAAAATTTGTAGACGCTAAACCACTTATTTGA
- a CDS encoding S46 family peptidase — translation MKKLWIFTLLFAVSLSSFADEGMWFLMHIKRLNMVDMKKEGLKLTAEEIYSINNSSLKDAIVQFNGGCTAEIVSNQGLVFTNHHCGYGAIAELSTPENDHLTNGFWAKTKAEELKPKSLYVRFFVRMDDVSKRILSLVNDKMTEKEREKIINQEIAKIEKENNEGGKYTVSVRPFYNGNEYYYFVYQDFQDVRLVGTPPNSIGKFGGDTDNWEWPRHTGDFSIFRVYGDRDGNPAAYSKENIPLKPKHFLPVSLKGFQDGDFAMILGYPGRTNRWMPSAGINQNVKFAYPAWVESSKVGLDAMKKFMDQDQEIKINYASKYSGVANYWKNRQGMIDALTFHKTAETKAVDEAKFNKWANKTANKAKYGDVIKTINDYYAATNEKARHDNYLMGMLRSSTFAALPANLGNGLAQYAKENDAKRKEMQPKLDAFIKDSYEKLHLPLEIEVLAQELNLYAKKGGNIAPYIAELATKNGGNFQQDIKQAFESSVFASEQTINNFMANPDAATIQNDPLFKISTALMSKYRETTPGQEEAEGNFQAAHRKYIAGVLESNPKGKYYPDANSTLRLTYGSIMTLPPNPKNDAAENYYTTLKGTIAKYKKGDEEFDLPQRLIDLYTAKDFGRYADKKGHMPVNFLSNNDITGGNSGSPVINGNGELIGLAFDGNIEAMAGDVIFDPKLQRTISVDIRYVLFIIDKFAGATNIIDELKIVE, via the coding sequence ATGAAAAAATTATGGATTTTTACACTGCTATTCGCAGTAAGTCTAAGCTCATTTGCAGATGAGGGGATGTGGTTTTTAATGCACATCAAGCGTCTCAACATGGTAGATATGAAGAAAGAAGGGTTGAAGCTGACAGCTGAGGAAATTTACAGCATCAACAACTCCAGCCTCAAAGACGCCATCGTCCAGTTTAATGGAGGATGTACAGCAGAGATTGTCTCCAACCAGGGCTTGGTATTCACCAACCACCACTGCGGGTATGGTGCTATCGCAGAATTGTCAACGCCAGAGAATGATCACCTTACCAATGGATTTTGGGCAAAGACAAAGGCCGAAGAATTAAAACCAAAATCACTCTATGTACGCTTTTTCGTACGTATGGATGATGTTTCTAAACGTATCTTAAGTCTTGTCAATGATAAAATGACAGAAAAAGAACGTGAAAAAATCATTAATCAAGAAATTGCCAAGATTGAAAAAGAAAACAACGAAGGTGGTAAATACACCGTATCTGTAAGACCTTTCTATAATGGAAATGAATATTACTATTTTGTGTACCAAGACTTTCAAGACGTTCGCTTAGTGGGCACCCCACCAAACAGTATTGGAAAGTTTGGTGGGGATACTGATAACTGGGAGTGGCCTCGTCACACTGGAGATTTCTCCATATTCCGTGTCTATGGAGATAGAGATGGAAATCCAGCGGCATATTCCAAGGAAAATATCCCTTTGAAACCGAAGCACTTCCTCCCGGTCAGCCTTAAAGGTTTTCAAGATGGCGATTTTGCGATGATACTTGGCTACCCTGGACGTACCAACAGATGGATGCCTTCTGCAGGAATTAACCAGAATGTCAAATTTGCGTACCCTGCTTGGGTAGAATCTTCAAAAGTAGGTCTGGATGCGATGAAGAAATTTATGGACCAAGACCAAGAAATTAAAATCAATTATGCGTCCAAATACTCTGGCGTAGCCAACTATTGGAAGAATCGTCAAGGGATGATTGATGCTTTGACTTTTCACAAAACAGCAGAAACCAAAGCCGTTGATGAGGCTAAATTCAATAAGTGGGCTAATAAAACAGCGAACAAAGCTAAATATGGGGATGTCATCAAGACTATCAACGATTATTATGCCGCGACCAATGAGAAAGCTAGACACGACAACTACCTAATGGGTATGTTGCGCTCATCAACATTTGCAGCACTTCCTGCAAACTTAGGAAATGGTCTCGCTCAATATGCAAAAGAGAATGACGCCAAAAGAAAAGAAATGCAGCCAAAGCTTGATGCATTTATTAAAGATTCATACGAGAAGCTTCATCTACCGTTAGAAATTGAAGTCCTTGCGCAGGAGCTTAATCTTTATGCGAAAAAAGGCGGAAATATCGCACCATACATTGCTGAACTGGCAACTAAGAATGGTGGAAACTTTCAACAAGACATCAAACAAGCTTTCGAAAGCAGTGTATTTGCTTCTGAGCAAACCATCAACAACTTCATGGCCAACCCAGATGCAGCTACTATACAAAATGACCCGCTCTTCAAAATATCTACAGCCCTAATGAGCAAGTATCGCGAGACAACTCCCGGTCAAGAGGAAGCAGAAGGAAATTTTCAAGCGGCACATCGTAAATACATCGCCGGTGTACTGGAATCAAATCCAAAAGGCAAATACTATCCAGATGCCAACAGCACCCTTCGTTTGACGTATGGCTCAATCATGACCCTCCCTCCAAACCCTAAAAATGATGCGGCAGAAAACTACTACACAACATTGAAGGGCACCATTGCCAAGTATAAAAAAGGAGACGAAGAGTTCGATCTGCCGCAAAGATTAATCGATCTGTACACTGCAAAGGATTTTGGACGCTATGCAGACAAAAAAGGACACATGCCCGTTAACTTCTTAAGCAATAACGATATAACAGGAGGAAACTCAGGTTCTCCAGTGATTAATGGCAACGGAGAATTAATTGGCTTGGCTTTTGATGGAAACATTGAAGCTATGGCTGGAGATGTGATCTTCGACCCTAAACTTCAGCGCACAATATCTGTAGATATTCGCTATGTACTATTTATCATTGATAAATTTGCGGGTGCCACGAATATAATTGACGAATTGAAAATTGTGGAGTAA